A region of Chlamydia crocodili DNA encodes the following proteins:
- a CDS encoding 50S ribosomal protein L25/general stress protein Ctc, translating to MELVVTSRETDKKSLLKKIRQTGGIPAVIYSGGKSLDNIVVDAHVFSKFLSGLESGALSSTIFSLSYEGRTIKALVKDIQYQVTSYRVIHLDFEELIEDRDVKLNIPIRCINAVDCVGVKLGGSLRQVIRALRVVCKPKDIVPCLELDVRSLGLSQTRKLADINIPAGLRPVTSLKEVVVTVSRR from the coding sequence ATGGAGCTCGTAGTTACAAGTCGCGAGACTGATAAAAAATCTTTGCTTAAAAAAATTCGTCAAACAGGAGGAATCCCTGCTGTTATTTATTCAGGCGGAAAGAGCTTAGATAATATTGTTGTTGACGCTCACGTATTTAGTAAATTTTTATCTGGCCTAGAAAGCGGTGCGCTATCTTCTACAATTTTTTCTTTATCTTACGAAGGTCGTACGATTAAGGCCCTAGTTAAAGATATTCAATATCAAGTTACCTCATACAGAGTAATTCACTTAGATTTTGAAGAACTTATAGAAGATCGTGATGTGAAATTAAATATTCCAATTCGCTGTATTAATGCTGTGGATTGTGTTGGCGTTAAATTAGGTGGATCCTTAAGACAGGTTATCCGTGCTTTACGCGTCGTGTGTAAACCTAAAGATATTGTACCTTGCTTAGAACTGGATGTTCGGTCATTGGGATTATCTCAGACAAGGAAATTAGCTGATATTAATATCCCTGCAGGACTTCGTCCGGTTACTTCTTTGAAGGAAGTCGTTGTAACAGTATCTAGAAGATAA
- the glgA gene encoding glycogen synthase GlgA — MKIIQAAVEFAPFIKAGGLGDAVYGLSKALSENHDIEILLPFFPLITPNFSSQVIDEKVFSYEFLGRQNASSISYSYERMILTVIKLDSQLDLFSTSTIYTEDDTLRFSAFSAAAATYIQKLEHVDIVHMHDWHMGLLAGLLKEPNLPHYPKRIFTIHNFSYRGYCSTQLLGASGISDFGLSNYQLYRDPQTSILLKGAIYCSDFITTVSPTYAQDILNDYSDYEMHDALMAKRQVFCGILNGIDEDIWNPETDSSLVVNYGKDLLDAPDILFSKKEENKTALYKKLGLSSEYSPLMCVISRIVEQKGPEFMKMAILHAMENSYSLIILGTCYDEEIQRQFTNLQESLTTSPNIRIILDYNDPLARLVYGAADMICIPSHFEPCGLTQLIGMRYATVPLVRSTGGLADTVVTGINGFTFSQTDNFNDFLHMLTLAVTTYRHEPDVWFQIVEEGMLRSSGLAIMGMHYLGIYNSLL, encoded by the coding sequence ATGAAAATCATACAAGCTGCAGTCGAGTTTGCCCCTTTTATTAAAGCTGGTGGTTTAGGTGATGCTGTCTATGGTTTATCAAAAGCATTATCTGAAAATCATGATATTGAAATATTACTTCCCTTTTTCCCTCTCATTACACCCAATTTTTCCTCTCAAGTGATTGATGAGAAAGTTTTTTCTTATGAATTTTTAGGAAGACAGAATGCCTCTTCTATTTCCTATTCCTATGAAAGAATGATTCTCACAGTAATTAAATTAGATTCTCAATTAGATCTCTTCTCAACATCGACTATCTATACTGAGGACGATACATTACGTTTCAGTGCTTTTTCGGCTGCTGCCGCAACCTATATTCAAAAATTAGAGCATGTCGATATCGTGCATATGCATGATTGGCATATGGGGCTCTTAGCAGGACTTTTAAAAGAACCTAATCTCCCACACTATCCAAAAAGAATCTTTACCATTCATAATTTTAGTTACCGAGGTTATTGCAGTACACAATTACTAGGAGCATCTGGAATTAGTGATTTTGGACTAAGTAACTATCAATTATATAGAGACCCGCAGACAAGTATATTACTCAAAGGCGCTATATATTGTTCTGATTTCATTACAACAGTGTCTCCTACATACGCTCAGGATATTCTTAATGATTATTCTGATTATGAAATGCACGATGCTTTGATGGCTAAACGTCAAGTTTTCTGCGGGATTTTAAATGGTATAGATGAAGATATCTGGAATCCCGAAACAGATTCTTCTTTGGTTGTGAATTATGGTAAGGATCTACTTGATGCTCCTGATATATTGTTCTCAAAGAAAGAAGAAAATAAAACAGCGTTGTATAAAAAATTAGGACTTTCTTCTGAATATTCTCCTTTGATGTGTGTAATCTCCCGTATCGTAGAACAAAAAGGCCCTGAGTTTATGAAAATGGCTATTCTTCATGCCATGGAAAATAGCTATTCCTTAATTATCTTAGGAACATGTTATGATGAAGAAATTCAACGCCAATTTACAAATCTACAAGAATCTTTAACAACTTCTCCAAATATCCGAATTATCTTAGATTACAATGATCCTCTAGCTCGATTAGTTTACGGGGCCGCGGATATGATCTGTATTCCCTCTCATTTTGAACCTTGCGGTCTCACTCAACTCATTGGAATGCGTTACGCAACAGTACCCTTAGTTAGATCTACCGGAGGGCTTGCTGATACTGTTGTTACAGGAATTAATGGTTTTACATTTTCCCAGACAGATAACTTCAACGATTTTCTTCACATGCTAACTCTCGCAGTTACTACCTACAGGCACGAACCCGATGTATGGTTCCAAATTGTAGAAGAAGGTATGTTGCGGTCTTCGGGACTAGCAATAATGGGTATGCATTATTTAGGAATCTATAATTCTCTATTATGA
- the pgsA gene encoding CDP-diacylglycerol--glycerol-3-phosphate 3-phosphatidyltransferase, with protein MGLPNYLTFSRLFITPIFMLLYLKGKWLGITPIVLPYVLLALLGLSELTDAIDGYIARKFSQVTDLGKLLDPMADSIYRISLYLTFTQPPVNLPLILVFIFLARDSVISTLRTVCAFRGVVLAARASGKLKAILQGISFLLILLAMIPHSLGMISEGDLELFASVVGSIVAIYSVCSGVEYFWVNKNHVLQRGKSKDHNREL; from the coding sequence GTGGGACTGCCTAATTATCTAACTTTTTCCCGGCTATTTATAACGCCAATTTTCATGCTACTCTATCTTAAAGGAAAGTGGCTCGGAATTACTCCTATAGTTCTTCCATACGTTTTGCTCGCTCTTTTAGGTCTCTCAGAGCTTACTGATGCTATTGACGGCTACATAGCTAGGAAATTTTCTCAAGTCACAGATTTGGGAAAGCTTCTTGATCCAATGGCGGATAGTATTTATAGAATTTCTCTCTATCTAACGTTCACTCAGCCTCCTGTGAATCTCCCTCTAATTCTTGTTTTTATATTTTTAGCTAGAGATTCCGTAATTAGTACATTACGCACAGTATGTGCTTTCCGAGGAGTTGTTCTTGCAGCTAGAGCGAGCGGGAAATTAAAAGCTATTTTACAAGGTATAAGCTTTTTATTGATTTTACTTGCTATGATTCCTCACTCACTAGGAATGATTTCTGAAGGTGATCTGGAATTATTCGCTTCAGTAGTGGGTTCTATCGTTGCTATTTATTCTGTATGCTCAGGAGTAGAATACTTCTGGGTGAATAAAAATCATGTACTACAAAGAGGGAAATCTAAAGATCATAATAGAGAATTATAG
- a CDS encoding glycine--tRNA ligase has product MMSQPLTLQAMIAKILQFWSEQGCVIHQGYDLEVGAGTFNPATFLRALGPEPYKTAYVEPSRRPQDGRYGMHPNRLQNYHQLQVILKPVPTDFLSLYKKSLQIIGLDLREHDIRFVHDDWENPTIGAWGLGWEVWLNGMEITQLTYFQAIGSKPLDTISGEITYGIERIAMYLQKKNSIFDVLWNDVLTYGDITQASEKAWSKYNFDVANTQMWLKHFEDFAQEALATLDQGLPAPAYDFVIKASHAFNILDARGVISVTERTRYITRIRQLARAVADGYVDWRASLNYPLLHKWDGHQDMTPQTLPCPKIATAENFLLEIGSEELPATFVPIGIQQLESLAKKLLSDYNIGYESLEVLGSPRRLALLVYKLEPTAVQKAIEKKGPAISSLFNSSGEVTVQGQQFFASHNVPIRHYNDLSLHPLFEIREINSVNYLFLLHPEESKDTATILANELPRLIHSMKFPKKMVYDDSGVEYARPIRWIVSLYGTSILPFSFGKVTASDTSCGHRQLDPREVPIPSCERYVDTLRDACVIVSHKERREIIEQGLKLHSSDNVSPIANPRLLEETVFLTEHPFVTCAEFDQKFCALPKELLIAEMVNHQKYFPTQNTLGEITNQFILVCDNCPNDIIIEGNEKALTPRLTDGDFLFSQDLKTSLATFVDKLKAVTYFEALGSLYDKVERLKAHKEIVYPLMPLSSQEDITTAIEFCKADLVSAVVNEFAELQGIMGEYYLKHAGLSHAAAIAIGEHLRHITDGQTISSTGTLLSIIDRFDNLLSCFILDLRPTSSHDPYALRRQSLEILTLLHASEASLNLENLLHHLADNFPSTIQETTWDKPTIIRDILTFIWGRLKTFMVSLGFSKDEIATVFSDTSEKNPIEIIKSAKAIQSIKNSQSTVLEKIITTHNRLKKILASLKFSITPHTQAQLDLQESRLKADLDHFDVSIKIKDNKKDYFLSLGELTDSINTFLNEVHVTSGDEELKNLRIHLLLTAMEKFSFYHWEALKI; this is encoded by the coding sequence ATGATGTCACAACCTCTTACTTTACAAGCTATGATTGCTAAAATTTTGCAGTTCTGGAGCGAACAAGGGTGTGTGATTCATCAAGGTTATGATCTAGAAGTAGGTGCGGGGACATTTAATCCAGCAACTTTTTTACGCGCTTTAGGACCTGAGCCCTATAAAACTGCATATGTTGAGCCCTCAAGACGCCCTCAAGACGGTCGTTATGGTATGCATCCTAACCGCTTACAAAACTATCACCAACTTCAAGTGATTCTTAAACCTGTCCCAACAGATTTTCTCTCTTTGTATAAAAAATCTTTGCAGATTATCGGATTGGATCTTCGTGAACATGATATTCGTTTTGTTCATGATGATTGGGAAAATCCTACGATTGGTGCATGGGGTTTAGGTTGGGAAGTATGGTTAAATGGCATGGAGATTACCCAGCTAACTTATTTCCAAGCTATAGGAAGTAAGCCTCTCGATACGATTAGCGGGGAAATTACGTATGGTATTGAGAGAATCGCCATGTATTTACAAAAGAAAAATTCTATTTTTGATGTATTATGGAATGACGTGCTCACCTATGGGGACATTACTCAAGCTTCTGAAAAAGCATGGAGTAAGTATAATTTCGATGTTGCTAATACACAAATGTGGTTAAAACATTTTGAAGATTTTGCTCAAGAAGCACTCGCCACTTTAGATCAAGGTCTACCAGCTCCTGCTTATGACTTTGTCATCAAAGCATCTCATGCTTTTAATATTCTTGATGCCCGGGGTGTAATTTCTGTTACAGAACGTACACGTTACATTACTAGAATTCGCCAATTAGCTCGTGCTGTTGCTGATGGTTATGTAGATTGGCGAGCTTCTTTAAATTACCCGTTGTTGCATAAGTGGGATGGTCATCAAGATATGACCCCGCAGACTCTTCCCTGCCCCAAAATTGCAACAGCAGAAAATTTTTTATTAGAAATCGGCTCTGAAGAATTGCCAGCGACTTTTGTCCCCATTGGAATTCAACAATTAGAGTCTTTAGCCAAAAAGCTTTTGTCTGATTATAATATTGGTTACGAAAGTTTAGAGGTCCTAGGATCTCCGAGAAGACTTGCTCTATTAGTTTACAAGCTAGAACCTACAGCTGTGCAAAAGGCTATTGAGAAAAAAGGCCCCGCAATCTCTTCATTATTTAATAGTTCCGGTGAGGTTACTGTACAGGGGCAACAATTTTTTGCTTCTCATAATGTGCCTATCCGTCATTACAATGATCTCTCTCTACACCCTCTATTCGAAATCCGTGAGATTAATTCTGTAAACTATCTATTCCTTCTACATCCTGAAGAGAGTAAAGATACCGCAACAATCTTAGCTAATGAATTACCCAGACTAATTCATTCTATGAAATTCCCCAAGAAGATGGTCTATGATGATAGTGGTGTAGAATACGCACGACCTATCCGTTGGATAGTATCTCTATATGGAACATCTATCCTTCCTTTCTCTTTTGGGAAAGTAACAGCTTCAGATACCTCTTGTGGTCATCGACAATTAGATCCTAGAGAAGTTCCTATTCCTTCTTGTGAACGTTATGTTGACACTTTACGTGATGCTTGTGTAATAGTTTCGCATAAAGAACGTCGAGAGATTATCGAACAAGGATTAAAATTACACAGTTCTGACAACGTCTCTCCGATTGCGAATCCTCGTTTACTTGAAGAAACAGTTTTCCTTACAGAACATCCTTTTGTTACATGCGCGGAGTTTGATCAAAAGTTTTGTGCTCTACCTAAGGAATTATTAATTGCTGAAATGGTAAATCATCAAAAATACTTTCCCACACAAAACACTTTGGGAGAGATTACTAATCAGTTTATTTTAGTATGCGATAATTGTCCTAACGACATCATAATTGAAGGAAATGAAAAAGCCCTAACTCCCCGCCTTACTGACGGAGATTTTCTTTTTTCTCAGGATCTAAAAACATCATTAGCCACCTTCGTGGATAAACTCAAAGCTGTTACCTACTTTGAAGCTCTCGGTTCCCTTTACGATAAAGTAGAAAGACTAAAAGCTCATAAAGAAATTGTTTATCCACTCATGCCTTTATCTTCTCAAGAAGATATAACAACAGCAATAGAGTTTTGTAAAGCAGACCTAGTGTCCGCTGTTGTTAATGAATTTGCAGAATTACAAGGAATCATGGGGGAATACTACCTAAAACATGCCGGGTTATCCCATGCAGCTGCAATAGCTATAGGAGAACATTTACGCCATATTACCGATGGTCAAACTATCTCCTCTACAGGAACGTTATTAAGCATAATAGATCGTTTTGATAATTTACTCTCTTGTTTCATTTTAGATCTACGGCCTACTTCATCTCATGATCCTTACGCTTTGCGTCGTCAATCCTTAGAGATTCTTACATTGTTACACGCTTCAGAAGCGTCTTTAAATCTTGAAAATCTCTTACACCATTTGGCAGATAATTTCCCATCCACTATTCAGGAAACTACCTGGGATAAACCCACGATTATCCGTGATATCTTGACGTTCATCTGGGGAAGATTAAAAACCTTCATGGTTTCTTTAGGATTTAGCAAAGATGAAATTGCCACTGTATTTTCTGATACTTCTGAGAAGAATCCTATTGAGATCATAAAATCAGCAAAAGCAATTCAGAGTATAAAAAATAGCCAAAGCACTGTTCTTGAAAAAATTATAACCACTCATAATCGTTTGAAGAAAATCTTAGCCTCTTTAAAATTTTCTATAACCCCACATACCCAGGCTCAACTTGATCTGCAAGAATCTCGCCTCAAAGCAGACCTCGATCACTTTGATGTGTCTATAAAAATAAAGGATAATAAAAAAGACTACTTCCTAAGTCTTGGAGAACTTACTGATAGCATCAATACATTCTTAAATGAAGTGCATGTTACTAGTGGAGATGAAGAGTTGAAAAACTTACGTATTCATCTATTGCTGACAGCTATGGAGAAATTTTCTTTTTATCATTGGGAAGCACTAAAAATATAA
- the dnaG gene encoding DNA primase, protein MYTEESLDNLRHSIDIIEVLSEHLHLKRSGATYKACCPFHVEKTPSFIINPTGAYYHCFGCGAHGDAISFLMNHLGYTFSEAVLTLSKKFHVDLVIKIKDTQSPFPTGAKDELRQINSEAEKFFRFCLYELAEGRDALQYLYRRGFSPDTIDRFHLGYAPEQTLFTQAMRERDISEQQLENAGFIGNKWFLFSRRIIFPVHDSLGHTIGFSSRKFLENTRGSKYVNTPETIIFKKSRALFGLHLSRRRIAKEKRVILVEGQADCLQMIDSGFNCTLAAQGTSFTEDHIKELSKLGVLKAYLLFDGDDAGIKAAVRVGDMCQTVGIAVMVCRLPKGEDPDSFLMHKGAQPLGELLDQSEDYLTFLISEKIRIYPNFSPREKAQVIEESITQIKKWGNPIVVYEHLKQLASLMMIPESMVFSLAKLESGITPAKTPIANKEKLPKIHSDIIIETDVLRCMLFCKTYNVSIPHTAKNYFTPIDFKHPECRKLFSHMVEYYEKHHSNLPFDEALSLLEDKVIIELLIKRRMNTDCLETVFVQSLQKLADRQWKEQRHPLSGQSKNSQEQKLSILEDYVRLRKDRIIVTLLDPQD, encoded by the coding sequence ATGTATACAGAAGAAAGTTTAGATAATCTTAGACACAGCATTGACATTATCGAAGTGCTTTCGGAACATCTCCATTTAAAAAGAAGCGGAGCTACCTATAAAGCATGTTGTCCTTTTCATGTAGAGAAAACGCCTTCTTTTATTATTAATCCGACAGGAGCCTACTACCATTGTTTTGGTTGTGGAGCTCACGGGGATGCTATTAGTTTTTTAATGAACCATCTTGGATATACATTTAGTGAGGCTGTTCTTACTTTATCAAAAAAATTTCATGTAGACCTTGTTATCAAAATTAAGGACACGCAATCCCCATTTCCTACGGGAGCCAAAGATGAATTGCGTCAAATTAATAGTGAGGCAGAAAAATTTTTTCGTTTTTGCTTATATGAACTTGCTGAGGGTAGAGATGCCTTGCAGTATTTATACCGTCGTGGGTTTTCTCCAGATACTATAGATCGTTTTCACCTGGGCTATGCTCCAGAACAAACCTTGTTTACCCAAGCGATGCGGGAAAGAGATATTTCTGAACAACAACTCGAAAATGCAGGTTTTATAGGAAATAAATGGTTTTTATTTTCCCGAAGAATCATTTTCCCTGTCCACGATTCTCTAGGACATACTATAGGGTTTTCATCAAGAAAATTTTTGGAAAATACCCGAGGGAGTAAGTATGTCAATACTCCTGAAACTATTATTTTTAAAAAATCTCGAGCTCTTTTTGGATTGCATTTATCTCGACGAAGAATAGCAAAAGAAAAGCGTGTCATTTTAGTTGAAGGTCAAGCTGATTGCTTGCAGATGATAGATTCGGGATTTAATTGTACTCTCGCAGCTCAAGGAACTTCTTTTACTGAAGATCACATAAAAGAATTAAGCAAATTAGGCGTTCTTAAAGCCTATTTACTTTTTGATGGCGATGATGCTGGGATAAAAGCTGCTGTTCGTGTTGGAGACATGTGCCAGACGGTAGGTATAGCTGTTATGGTTTGTCGTCTTCCTAAAGGTGAAGATCCTGATTCCTTTCTAATGCATAAAGGAGCTCAACCTCTTGGAGAGTTATTGGATCAAAGTGAGGACTATCTTACTTTCCTTATTAGTGAAAAAATTCGTATTTATCCAAATTTTTCCCCTAGAGAAAAAGCCCAGGTAATTGAAGAGAGCATTACGCAAATTAAAAAATGGGGGAATCCTATTGTTGTATATGAACATCTCAAGCAATTAGCTTCTTTGATGATGATTCCAGAGAGTATGGTATTTTCCTTGGCAAAATTAGAATCGGGAATTACACCAGCTAAAACTCCCATAGCTAATAAAGAGAAATTACCAAAAATTCATTCCGATATAATTATCGAAACCGATGTTTTGAGATGCATGCTATTTTGCAAAACCTATAATGTTAGTATTCCTCATACGGCGAAAAATTATTTCACACCTATAGATTTCAAACATCCTGAATGCAGGAAACTATTTTCCCATATGGTTGAATATTACGAAAAACATCATAGTAATCTTCCATTTGATGAAGCTTTATCATTGTTAGAAGATAAAGTAATTATAGAGCTTTTAATAAAACGACGTATGAATACCGATTGTCTTGAGACTGTATTTGTACAATCTTTACAAAAGTTAGCGGATCGTCAGTGGAAGGAACAACGTCATCCTCTCTCTGGACAGTCAAAAAATTCTCAGGAACAAAAACTCTCTATTCTCGAAGATTATGTCCGTCTACGGAAAGACAGGATTATAGTGACTCTCCTAGATCCCCAGGATTGA
- the mutS gene encoding DNA mismatch repair protein MutS, whose protein sequence is MTSKKPTPMMKQWHQCKEQAGESLLLFRMGDFYEAFYDDAILLSQNLDLTLTQRQGIPMSGIPVSTINGYIDRLVSKGFKVAVAEQIDEAQNNKGKSEPLSRELQRFVTPGTLLSSSLLPEKANNYIVSINRVGALFGFSCLDFSTGSFLLQEYDNMKDLIDEICRLAPTEILSCDKFYKKHSDIVEQIQQHLKLTLSTYSDWAFEHQFATQKLSSHFNVSSLDGFGLKGLVPAINAAGALLSYLQDKLLLPVEHISVPKTHRHQKHLLIDTASQVNLELLTPIHDPQGKSSLLHVMERTCTPMGGRLLRNTLVNPFYDQNEILLRQDAVEFLLNRSELRRNLRSFLSQVRDLERLITKITTALAGPKDVGMLRDSLNASMRVCEILSPLSLPEFFQGKFIPVIGIASLLELLSEALLGELPLRISEGNIFSDNHHPDLKRLRYTRENSKEWLWQYQETIRKQTGVKKLKVCYSQVLGYYIEVSSDFAPLLPKEFIRRQSRLHAERFTTEKLQEFQDDMLNVSDKLQTLETQLFKDLCSQILEQRDAILALSRVIADTDYILSLSDLAAEYSYCRPVVDTSDSLSISGGIHPVAQTLLDRGTFIPNDIKMHSTQTRMILITGPNMAGKSTYIRQIALLVIMAQMGSFIPARSAHIGMIDKIFTRIGAGDNLSKGMSTFMVEMAETANILHNTTDRSLVILDEVGRGTSTYDGLAIAKSVVEYLLFTEGKKAKTLFATHYKELTDLENHCPHVENFHAGVRESGGQPVFLYEILKGYSQKSFGIHVAKLAGFPLCVISRAQQILRQLEGPELTSKQTQEKVQQLTLF, encoded by the coding sequence ATGACATCAAAAAAACCTACACCTATGATGAAGCAATGGCATCAATGTAAGGAGCAAGCTGGGGAATCTCTCCTTCTCTTTCGCATGGGGGATTTTTACGAGGCTTTCTATGACGATGCGATTTTGCTCTCCCAAAATTTAGATCTCACCCTTACACAAAGGCAAGGAATCCCTATGAGTGGTATTCCTGTATCTACAATAAATGGGTATATAGATCGTTTAGTAAGCAAAGGATTTAAAGTCGCTGTTGCGGAACAGATTGATGAAGCACAAAACAATAAGGGAAAATCTGAACCCCTATCTAGAGAACTGCAAAGATTTGTGACACCAGGAACGTTACTCTCCTCTTCCCTACTTCCAGAAAAAGCAAACAACTACATTGTCTCTATTAATCGTGTTGGCGCCCTATTTGGATTTTCATGTCTGGATTTTTCCACAGGATCGTTTCTATTACAAGAATACGACAATATGAAGGATCTGATTGATGAAATCTGTCGCCTAGCTCCTACAGAAATTTTAAGCTGTGATAAATTCTATAAAAAACATTCTGATATTGTAGAGCAAATCCAACAACATTTAAAACTTACCTTGTCCACCTATTCTGATTGGGCTTTCGAACATCAATTTGCCACACAAAAATTATCCTCTCATTTCAATGTATCGTCCCTAGATGGTTTTGGACTCAAAGGTTTAGTTCCCGCTATTAATGCTGCCGGGGCGCTACTTTCCTACCTTCAAGACAAACTTCTTTTACCTGTTGAACATATTTCCGTACCTAAAACACATCGACATCAAAAACACCTTCTCATAGATACTGCGTCTCAGGTAAATCTTGAGCTTTTAACTCCAATTCATGATCCTCAGGGGAAGAGCTCTCTTTTACATGTTATGGAACGCACCTGTACTCCTATGGGAGGCAGATTGTTACGCAATACTCTAGTAAATCCTTTTTATGATCAAAATGAAATCCTACTACGTCAAGATGCTGTAGAGTTTCTCTTGAATCGTTCGGAATTGAGGAGAAATCTAAGATCTTTCCTCTCTCAAGTACGCGATTTAGAACGTTTAATTACGAAGATCACTACTGCATTAGCAGGTCCTAAAGATGTAGGCATGCTTCGCGATTCATTAAATGCAAGTATGCGTGTTTGTGAAATACTGTCTCCCTTATCTTTGCCAGAATTCTTCCAGGGGAAATTTATACCTGTTATTGGTATAGCTTCCCTTTTAGAATTGCTTTCCGAAGCACTTTTAGGAGAACTACCTTTAAGAATCTCTGAAGGAAATATTTTCTCTGATAATCATCACCCTGATCTTAAACGCCTGCGCTATACTCGTGAGAATTCCAAAGAATGGCTGTGGCAATATCAAGAAACCATTCGTAAACAAACGGGAGTGAAAAAACTAAAAGTCTGCTATTCCCAAGTTTTAGGCTATTACATAGAGGTGAGCAGTGACTTTGCTCCTCTATTGCCTAAAGAATTTATTCGGCGACAATCACGCCTCCATGCTGAGCGTTTTACAACAGAAAAATTACAAGAATTTCAAGATGACATGCTCAATGTCTCTGACAAATTACAAACACTAGAAACTCAATTATTCAAAGATTTGTGTTCACAAATTCTGGAACAACGCGATGCTATTCTTGCTTTATCCCGGGTAATAGCAGACACTGATTACATTCTTTCTCTTTCTGATCTTGCCGCAGAGTATAGCTATTGTCGTCCTGTTGTAGATACTAGTGATTCACTATCTATATCGGGAGGAATTCATCCTGTTGCACAAACTCTATTAGATAGGGGAACTTTTATCCCCAATGATATAAAAATGCATAGCACACAAACCCGGATGATTTTAATCACCGGGCCAAATATGGCTGGGAAATCCACATATATCCGACAAATCGCTCTGCTTGTCATCATGGCACAAATGGGCTCATTCATCCCTGCAAGGTCAGCACACATCGGAATGATCGACAAGATCTTCACGCGTATAGGAGCTGGAGATAATTTATCTAAAGGAATGTCAACATTTATGGTTGAAATGGCAGAAACCGCCAATATCCTACACAATACTACTGATCGTTCTTTGGTCATTCTTGATGAGGTCGGTCGGGGAACGAGTACCTATGATGGATTAGCAATTGCAAAATCTGTTGTAGAATATCTCTTATTTACTGAAGGGAAAAAAGCTAAAACCCTATTTGCAACGCATTATAAAGAATTAACCGATTTAGAAAATCATTGCCCACATGTAGAAAATTTCCATGCAGGTGTGAGAGAAAGCGGTGGACAACCTGTATTTTTATATGAAATTCTTAAAGGGTATTCCCAGAAAAGTTTTGGAATACATGTTGCAAAACTTGCTGGCTTTCCTCTTTGTGTGATATCGAGAGCACAACAGATCTTACGTCAATTAGAAGGTCCGGAATTAACTTCTAAACAAACCCAAGAAAAAGTACAGCAGCTCACGTTATTTTAA